In Gadus morhua chromosome 5, gadMor3.0, whole genome shotgun sequence, the genomic stretch gcttcctgctgctgctgctccccgaGGAGTGGGACTCGGTCACGCTGCGCTTCCTGGCCAACATCGCCGAGAAGAAGTCGGACCAGGACCACGGCGAGGAGCTCACAGAGTCCAGTGTGCACACGCGCAGCCGCAGCCGGGCCAACGGCGCCGTCTCCATACCGCTGGCGTGAGGGCGGAGCCCGCACGCCTGCTACTGTTAACCGCCCACCTTGCCTTGCATTGAAGCTCTCTGTCTGAAATCTTTGAATGAAAAAGCCCCCGTCTTGCTTCtccatggccacacacacacgtagcgagagagagagagagagagagagagagagagagagagagagagagagagagagagagagagagagagagagagaaaggcgaGAAGTTCTCTGGCAGGGCGAgcgcacacgcgcgcccgcGAGAGACAGGTCCGCAGAAAGACGGCTGAGACTAAAGTACTGAACCTTTAACTGTGACTGGTTAATGAGAAACCTTGTTGTagtcgggggagggggtggtctCCCTGGCACGCCCCTACctccaggagaaggagagatataaataaaatgaacgTTAATGCTAGATTAAAAAGGGTCGAAAGtatcttttttttactttcttgaACTGGCTATGTCAAGTCCCGCACGTACCGGAAACACACAGACCTGATTGGCCGTGACGCAGCTTCTCAGACTGTATTCTGTGAATATCAATATTGGCAGGGCCTCTTTGGCTCAATTTTATCTGTATTTATTGAATTGACTAGGAGGTAAACGATTATTTAAAATGTGCGTGTAATTAAATAGTATTATATAAGAATGGGAATTATAACATTGCAAATGTACAGGATCTTTTTGTTTTCTAATAAAAGACTGAAGACACACaactatattttatttgtgttagtGTTTTTTTGAGGGGACTTACATTGCAATGATGCTATTGACAAGTCAGCTTAATAGAAAATACATCTTAATATGAGATTTAAAAATCACCCAAGGTGGTCATTTTGGCCCAAGACCTCTTCTCAAATCCCATGTAGGCATCAGCTACAGTAACCCTGGACTGAACAAGTGACCAGATAAACAGCTCTTTGTAGAACCGCTGCGGCTAGTCCCTGCTCCTGTCTGAGGCCTGCTGGCCCGACATCAAGCCTTGTTGGCAGACCGGCATAATGGGCTTCATCCAATCCCAGTCATTTTTGGATCGATTTGTAGCTATGATGACTGCACAactttgtgttgttttgaaaTGTATCAGGGTTCTTGTCAGTCTTAATGGCAACAACAATTAAACTTATTCTCACCATGAACATGATTCATAGCACATAGTTTCTCCTGTGATGTAACATCTATCAGTAATGCGCACACTTGGTTAGAGAGAGCATGCCTCCTTTTTATAACAACGGCACAGAACTACAAGCGATTCAGCCTGGCTTACAGACCAAGACAAGGCGATCTGCAAACGTCAGGACGATGTTCAGCGAAGTAGAAGTAAGCTGAAGTAGTCGAAGTAATAGAATAAGTAAACTGAACATGACCTAGGACATCAACATGGTCCCACCAGGAGTAGGATGAGATTGGCAGAGTGTCAGTTCTACTCAACGAATGCTGTTTCAGACATGAAGTCATCTCGCGGTCACTGGTGCCTTAAAAAGCCTTCACTGGGATCAGCGAGCGGTTATGAGtggaacatttaaataaatgaggGAGAATATACATTTCTGCTACATCAGAGataaaataataacatcaaTAAAGTATGAGAACAGATTTAGCCAATTTCCAGTGCCACAACCGCTTTTTTCTGGAGAATAATCTGTCAACTCTAGAGGTCCCTGGGAGCCCTTTACCCCTGTCTGCGCTTTGCTttcctaaataaataaagaataacaGGCGCTTTCAAGCATTCACTTATGAGTTACAAAGTAACCCTGTGGGGAGAGTTGCCATAGAAACTTCCTAGCTCATTATCATAAGAAAGTCAAGCatgaaggagagggaaagagcacACACCTACAACACTGCCACAAGTACAAGCAATAGTGTTGCTCCTCTCGCTTATTGGATCTACACAGAGGGGTGTCTGGCAGCAAAGCTTCACAGGGGTGGTGTGGGAGACCTTACTACTTCGGTTGGGCATGCAGAGATCAAGGACCATCTTCACAGTCAGAGGACGTCAGAGATCACATCTGTCGGATTGGCTCATAGGTCAAAGGGTCAGGCGTTTCTTTAACACAGGCCATCGATGTTCAGCAGGATTTGATCATGCTCTGCATTGTGTCATTTGACCAAAGCCCATTGAACAAATATGTAGCTGGAAGAAGATTCCAGGGCATTTCGGACTAGATGTAAAAGAGAGTTAAAGTAACCTGCTTAACGTTTGTCTCACTGCCTGGTGGTCTGGTGTCCACGGGGGGAAGTGGTCTTCCGCCAATGGGCTCCTGGGAGTCCAGGCCCAGGTTGAGCCAGGTTGTCCCGGTTCACAGCCAGGACCAGGACTCAGAGGCACAGACGCCTGGAGACCCCGGACCCCGATGGACGCTCCCCGCTCTGCCCGTCCCAGCCGGTCAGAGGACCAGGCTGCCGCCGCTGAAACGAGTAGAGACCACCCCGTCCACACCCTCAGGTCAGTCCCGGTCCCCACTCTCAATCACGTCTGTAATTGGAGCATGTTTGTGTACGTGCATTGTTACGAGTCCTGCTTCACAGGGAATCATAAATCCGTTGAAAGCAACAATCGGAGCATCATTCACTCTCATCCTCCCAAGCGACTGCAGGTTAGAGTGCATCGTAAACGTTATTCATCTTTTCCATCTTCCATCTTCTCATCGTGTCTTGTACTTTCATGTTGTTTGCAACTGCTTGCGTTAcactgttgtggttgttttagGTTGTGATCCAATGCATCCATTGCCTCTCCATAGATACTGCAACCACTGGTGTTTCCTATTggtcacacaaacactggcacAGCAAATGCCATGGTAAACCAGaaccaacaaacacaaagcCGTCCATTTTGTTTTGTCATCAACTTACCTAACTAAATAAATCAATGGATAACGACGGCATTTCTGGGTTGTTCTCTCTTGCAGTTGAGTGGGGGCAGAAGTGGGGGTATCCCGCGGTATTCTACACGCAGAGAGGAAGAGCACCATGGAGCCATCAGTCAAACGCAGGTAAGCCTCAGCCTATAAAATGTCTTGATAGTCAGGGACATTTTTTATCACCTGGCCCGATGTTCAACGAAAAAATACTTCTGGAAAAGAATgcttgaaataaaataagagtgtgagagagagggagagagagagagagagagagagagagagagagagagagagagagagagagagagagagagagagacagctggtGAACTGAGAGTGGCGATGCAGTGGGTCTGATTAAAGTACCGTTGGAGTGCTAAGTGttcggggtgggggtgggggggggggggggggggcagcctaaGTCTGGCCCGCAATAGGAACCACTTTTGGGGGAACAGGATACAGGAAAGACCCTGTTGTTATATACGTgctcccaaacacacagacacacatacaaacactcacaatatatatatatgatgtcaTCTTGTATTTCATTCATCCGGATCAGATTCCCCATACTTAAAATCATATTTTTTTGTGGCCCCCCAGGAGGGGTTTCTGAGGGCTCAGGGGGCTCTCCGTCAGCAGGCCTATCAGCACAGACGGGCCCACCACCGGCAGGCCAGGGAACACAGGAGGAGCCAGAAGAGCGCCCACCCCTCTAACGGTGTGAAGGAACATGTTATTATGTCTTCTGGGGCAGCTCATCTCTAACCTCAGGTCCCATCAAGGTTTATGTgaccgccccctcctcctcctgcaggaggTCCGAGCAGAGAGGAAGGACGGCTGGTGAGACGCCCCGCGGAGAGGGACGTTTTCTGGGGGGAGTACAGCGGAGGAGAGGGGTTGGATACCAGGGAGCTCCTGCTGCAACCAAGCCCCCTGCCGCCTTTAGGGAAAAGAGATGAGACATGACCAGGTCGACGCCCCCTCGTGACCCTCTGGACAATAagagcctcacctggcccgaggcagactgattggactctggggctcggtgaggctgcacacctgttgagcAATCAGTGTGCATAGGTTATAAAAACGGACAACACAGAATAAATGAGTTAAgtcgggggggagagagggggagagagagagagagagagagagagagagagagagagagacagagacagagacagagacagagacagagacagagagagagaggggggggggggggggggagagacagcgacagacacacagagagagaaagagagagagagactgacaccccaagatagagacacacacagagagagagagagagagagagagagagagagagagagagagagagagagagagagagagagagagagagagagagagagagagctggtgaACTGAGAGTGGAGAGAATAAAATGTGTACATTATTATTCTGCAAGAAGGATCTAGGGCACTAATCATGATCAAGTGGAAAGGTTGTGTTTGTTAATCTGGATTACAGAGGTTTTGGAATCTGAGGTGTGATAAACCAATGACCAATGCAACCATGTAAGCAAACCACTTCTGctacgataataataataaaccttGCTGTGAACCATAATTTTCAGATGAAAATTATAGTTTACTATGCAGTAAAATGTATTGCATTTGTCAGTACTATAGTCTATGTATATAGTACAACTCTGGATGAAATTGGAGTTACTTAAAGAAATAGGATATGGCGCCATCTAGAGGAGACAGAAAAGCAAAGCCAGAATTCAGCCAGCAGACCTAATACCACTACATTGATGGTGACTATGGTTTACAAAAGAGATCCGCATTTTATTCCATACAAAGAAAGGATAGTTTGTATCTAGGGCATATACACACTTGTTGTTGGGGTTGAAGTTCCCTATCACCCGATATTACAGAAAGAGGTCACTCTACTTCTCAAGCTCTTAAGCCTGGCTCTTAGGCTTGAGGAGATTGAGAGATCACATAGCTTGAAATTAAACACCTGGAGCCACAGCCACACCTGGGGCCTCTGAGGGGCCACAGTCACCAACATGCTCCTCAGATTGCAATGTTGGACTTGTTTTAAATTGTTACAAGCTGCTAAGAAACATATACTGCCAATGGGAATTATTGATGCAAGTACATGGCGAAATACAGAgctgaatttattataaaataaatggtAGAGTCAAGTGTTATTGGAGGTTAATGGAATGAACCAAACTCTACCGCTGGGTTTCCGTATTGGGCTTGTCTGTGGCGTATATCTCCACAGATgagttagtagtagtagcagtagggATTAGGGAATgacttaaaataataaataatgaagacCCTTAATAACAATAAACCCTTTTGCAACAACCACTACACCACAAGTCCTCTCTCTGCTTTGACTCTAACAGATTACTCTGTCGTTTACCAAACGACGACCAAAGGAGTAAAACATGAATAACCTCAGGCACACCCGACCGTTCAGACGGCCGCAATAACCCCACCCATCTACTTAGCAAACCATTTAATCAACAAAGCAATGTGGCCCAGTCAGGGGTCCCGGGACGGCAGACTCAAGGAGCCAGGCTGACCGCAGGACTAAAGATACTGCCGGGCTTTAAAGCAGCTCTTCAAAAAGAACCTgttcctccccctctgtgtttTCCAGTCCACCAGCCATACACACTAGGCCTGAAAGCAAAATCAATGAGGAGTCGCGGGGAACGCGGGCAGGCCGGTGTCTGCCACTTCATACGACTACATAAAGGAAGGTGAAGGATGCCGTGTGAGCAATTGGTTCCAATTGATAGAGGATTGGTCACGGTCAGCTTTCCGAGTGGAAATCCACGTGAGAATGTGGCGCTCGGACCAGCGAGGGGGCACGAGGGGCCAGAAGTGGACAATGGGCCCCTCAAGAGAAGTCTGGCTGCAGTAAGAGAGGGGACATAAGCCCCTGTGATTTAACCCTTCCTCCGCTACTTCTGGAAGATATGCCTAGTGAAATGCAAGCtttttcctgtttgtgtgtgtgtgtgtgtgtgtgtgtgtgtgtgtgtgtgtgtgtgtgtgtgtgtgtgtgtgtgtgtgtgtgtgtgtgttttacatgtTCATGAGGGAGAATTGTAGAACTGACATCAACATCTGAAGATACATTTTACGATTTGCAACAGTTACAAACTATGGCAATCGCCggaggcccccctcccccctattaCTGTATTCTCTCTAATTAGCCTGCCGTTACTAGCTGAATGGGAGAGGCTGCTTTTGACAGCCCAAGGGTCAGATCTCAGTCTTCTGGCTGGAGGGGCTGTATACTTCAGCCAGTCTCTGGGAGCCCGGGAGGGGTCAAAGGGTGGGCGAGGGGACTGAGGGAGGGCCAACTTCTGCCAGATCTCAAGAGGAGCCCCTTTTGTGGCACCGAGACACAGGTCGGTCCGCCCAGGGCCCCTCGCAGTCCCCCACTCCTCGAGGGCCCCAACAGCTGACAGAAAAGTAAAAAGGGCCCCAGCTGCTAATTATGTGGGGGATGGAGGGCCGGTGAAGTGAGACTGTCAGAGAGAAGGGCGGCTCTCATATGTGACAGGGTTAAGGGGCGGCATGACGGGATGAAAGAAGCTGCTGCCAAGTGGCAGGTATTCATTAAATATCGCTTTATGCAAAATATCACATTGGAAACACCTGATTATTTCCTAGATAATGTAAGACGGTATAAAATGCTCCTAAAGCACCAATATCTGAAATAAGTGACAGCAAATTCTCCAATGGACGGCACTTTAAGCAGTGTAGTAACTTTATTTTTTCACCACTGTTATGGTATTCagttcgcgcacacacacacacacacacacacacacacacacacacacacacacacacacacacacacacacacacacacacacacacacacacacacacacacacacacacacacacacacacacacttaatctaCTGTAATTATTGTGTCCCAGTAACGTTAGAAAGAGATTGGACGCCTGCCATTACATTCTTCATCCTGCATCGATCACACATTTGTCAACAATATTCTGACGGAGCTTCCTGTCCAGCCTACAGTATCATCTGCCCAGAAGACACGGGAGCAGGACCAGTGGAGTTCCAAATGAAGTACTCTTTGGACTGAAGCTCCCGACCTGCAGAATATAACCACAGGGTTGGAGATTTGAATGTGTGCAGCAACAGAGGAGAGTAAGTTTACAAAAGGTGTGAAGGTGAACTCACATGTGACGATCTTTGGCTTGGCACAGGAGTAAACCTGCACTGAATGCTGGTCCACGGAGCACCCCGAGAGAGTCAGGTCAGGCACTTTGAAATACAACTGAAAAACAAGCAGTATGGTGCATttagatcacacacacgcaggaacacacaccctgtgtgtatgtgggtcaaTTGTTGCGCTTGttgt encodes the following:
- the LOC115544305 gene encoding uncharacterized protein LOC115544305, with protein sequence MGSWESRPRLSQVVPVHSQDQDSEAQTPGDPGPRWTLPALPVPAGQRTRLPPLKRVETTPSTPSGNHKSVESNNRSIIHSHPPKRLQILQPLVFPIGHTNTGTANAMLSGGRSGGIPRYSTRREEEHHGAISQTQEGFLRAQGALRQQAYQHRRAHHRQAREHRRSQKSAHPSNGGPSREEGRLVRRPAERDVFWGEYSGGEGLDTRELLLQPSPLPPLGKRDET